The Indicator indicator isolate 239-I01 chromosome 21, UM_Iind_1.1, whole genome shotgun sequence region CTTTCCCAGCAAcgcccaggctgcagctctctggcGGGGGCTGCCGCTGCAGCGggctgctggaggtgcagcAGGAGGCCGCCTGGGGCCGCCTGTGCTGGGACAGCTTCGTCGCAGCCAGACTGGCCGGcgcctgccagcagctgggctgtggcccCTCCATCTCCAAGCCCCTCCAGACCATCGTCACCGGTGGGAAGGAGCCACAGATGAGGCTAGAGAGGTGTCGGGGGCGAGTGACAgacctggcaggctgctccttGGTGCCAGCAAATTGCACCCAGCAcattttcctcagctgcaggggTGAGTCTggatcccccctcccccccttcatccccatccctggagacccCCCACGTGTCCCAACCTGCTCCTTCTCATTTCAGAGCCAGTGAAAACCACCCCTGAACCCACATCAGTGCCACCAACCACCACGCTGGAACCCACTGGTAAgagcctcctccctgcctggggGGCACTGGCCAAACTGGGAGGCAGGGACAAGCCTCACAAGGCTTGGAAGGTCAACTGCTCTCGTTCTGCTGGACAGCTAAGCTTCAGGCAGGGTGGGCTGCGGGACTTCCTGCTCAGTCATGAGAAGGAAAGGTGGCCCTGGCCTGCAAGGAgatcttcttccctttcttctcccccaGGATCTCCCAGGCTGCGGCTAGTGGACGGAGGTCTTCAATGCTCAGGCTTTGTGGAGCTGCACaaagaagggctgtggggagctgtggccagcagcccAGGCCTGTGGCCACGAATGGCCACCCacatctgccagcagctgggctgtggcacgGCTGTCAGCACggctgctcagccccagccgGAGCAGGGAAGCCACTTGCCGGTGAggtgggaggtgctggagccctgcagcaacCACTCAGCTCTCCACTGCTTCAACAGGACCAGGGGGCAGCGAGGGCACCCTCCTGCCTTCCTCACCTGTGAAGGTCAGACCTCATCCTGCCAtgctccctgctgcttccccagaGCCCTTCGCTGGCCCCGGGGCTGCTTTtgcccctgcagagctgggggaacCCTTGAGGGGGGGATCAGTGGGCTGGATGCTGGacatctggagccctcagcagagGAACAGCCCCACCTCCATCTGCCCCATGCACCCCACTACCTGCCCCATGCACCCCACCTGCCCCATGCACCCCATCACCTGCCCCATTCACCCCACCACCTGCCCCATGCACCCCACCACCTGCCCCATGCACCCCATCACCTGTCCCATGCAGCCCATCACCTGCCCCATTCACCCCACCACCTGCCCCATGCACCCCACTACCTGCCCCATGTACCCTATCACTTGTCCCATGCACCCCACCACCTGCCCCATGCACCCCACTACCTGCCCCATGTACCCCACCACCTGCCCCATGCACCCCACCACCTGCTCCATGTACCCCATCACCTGCCCCATGCACCCCATCACCTGTCCCATGCACCCCACCTGCCCCATGCACCCCACCACCTGTCCCATGCACCCCACTACCTGCCCCATGCACCCCATCACCTGCCCCATGCACCCCACCACCTGCCCCATGCACCCCACTACCTGCCCCATGTACCCTATCACTTGTCCCATGCACCCCACCACCTGCCCCATGCACCCCACTACCTGCCCCATGCACCCCACCACCTGTCCCATGCACCCCACTACCTGCCCCATGCACCCCATCACCTGCCCCATGCACCCCACCACCTGTCCCATGCACCCCACTACCTGTCCTATGTACCCCATCACCTGCCCCATGCACCCCACCACCTGCCCCATGCACCCCACCACCTGCTCCATGTACCCCATCACCTGCCCCATGTACCCCATCACCTGTCCCATGCACCCCACTACCTGCCCCATGCACCCCACCACCTGCCCCATGCACCTCAGTACCTGCCCCATGCACCCCATCACCTGCCCCATGTACCCCACTACCTGCCCCATGCACCCCACTACCTGCCCCATGTACCCCATCACCTGCCCCATGTACCCCACTACCTGCCCCATGTACCCCACTACCTGCCCCATGCACCCCATCACCTGCCCCATTCACCCCACCACCTGCCCCATGCACCCCACTACCTGCCCCATGCACCCCACCACCTGTCCCATGTACCCCACCACCTGCCCCATGCACCCCACCACCTGTCCCATGCACCCCATCACCTGCCCCAGGCACCCCATCACCTGCCCCAGGCACCCCACCACCTGCCCCATGCACCCCACCACCTGCTCCATGTACCCCATCACCTGCCCCATGCACCCCACCACCTGTCCCATGCACCCCATCACCTGTCCCATGCACCTCACTACCTGCCCATGCACCCCATCACCAGCCCCATGCACCCCACCACCTGCCCCATGCACCCCATCACCTGCCCCAGGCACCCCATCACCTGCCCCATGTACCCCACCACCTGTCCCATGTACCCATCACCTGCCCCATTCACCCACCACCTGCCCCATGCACCCACCACCTGCCCCATGCACCCCATCACCTGTCCCATGCAGCCCATCACCTGCCCCATGCACCCCACTACCTGCCCCATGCACCCTATCACTTGTCCCATGCACCCCACTACCTGCCCCATGTACCCCACCACCTGCCCCATGCACCCCACCACCTGCTCCATGTACCCCATCACCTGCCCCATGCACCCCATCACCTGTCCCATGCACCCCACCACCTGTCCCATGCACCCCACCACTTGTCCCATGCACCCCATCACCTGCCCCATGTACCCCACCACCTGCCCCATGCACCCCACTACCTGCCCCATGCACCCCACCACCTGCTCCATGTACCCCATCACCTGCCCCATGTACCCCACTACCTGCCCCATGCACCCCATCACCTGTCCCATGTACCCCACCACCTGCCCCATGCACCCCACCACCTGCCCCATGCACCCCATCACCTGTCCCATGCACCCCACCACCTGCTCCATGTACCCCATCACCTGCCCCATGTACCCCACTACCTGCCCCATGTACCCCACTACCTGCCCCATGCACCCCATCACCTGCCCCATGCACCCCATCACCTGTCCCATGTACCCCACCACCTGCCCCATGCACCCCATCACCTGTCCCATGCACTCCATCACCAGCCCCATGCACCCCACCACCTGCCCCATGCACCCCATCACCTGCCCCAGGCACCCCATCACCTGCCCCATGTACCCCACCACCTGTCCCATGTACCCCATCACCTGCCCCATTCACCCCACCACCTGCCCCATGCACCCCACCACCTGCCCCATGCACCCCATCACCTGTCCCATGCAGCCCATCACCTGCCCCATGCACCCCACTACCTGCCCCATGCACCCTATCACTTGTCCCATGCACCCCACTACCTGCCCCATGTACCCCACTACCTGCCCCATGCACCCCACCACCTGCTCCATGTACCCCATCACCTGCCCCATGCACCCCACTACCTGCCCCATGCACCCTATCACTTGTCCCATGCACCCCACTACCTGCCCCATGTACCCCACCACCTGCCCCATGCACCCCACTACCTGCCCCATGCACCCCACCACCTGCTCCATGTACCCCATCACCTGCCCCATGTACCCCACTACCTGCCCCATGCACCCCATCACCTGCCCCATGCACCCCATCACCTGTCCCATGTACCCCACCACCTGCCCCATGCACCCCACCACCTGCCCCATGCACCCCATCACCTGCCCCATGCACCCCACCACCTGCTCCATGTACCCCATCACCTGCCCCATGTACCCCACTACCTGCCCCATGTACCCCACTACCTGCCCCATGCACCCCATCACCTGCCCCATGCACCCCATCACCTGTCCCATGTACCCCCACCTGCCCATGCACCCCATCACCTGCCCCATGCACCCCATCACCTGTCCCATGCACTCCATCACCTGCCCCATGCACCCCATCACCTGTCCCATGTACCCCACCACCTGCCCCATGCACCCCATCACCTGCCCCATGCACCCCACCACCTGCCCCATGCACCCCACCACCTGCCCCATGCACCCCACCACTCACTGCTGccctccttctcctgcctgtcAAGCCAAGCCAGGAAATCTCCCCAGCATGCAGGTCCCTGGCAGTGACCCCTCCAAGCTCTGAGCTTccaacccagcagctgctgcatgcaGGCAAAGCTGGGGAgcaagagcagcctgcagcaagcagcGTGGCAGCACCCAGAAccctgcaggggggtgggggtggagggtCCCAGCAGAGCCTAGCACCCTGCTCTTCCACACCTCTTGGGTGCTTGGTgtgagcagctccctgcccctaGCATCTCCCCAGCATGAGCATTCTACTACCATGAGCATCCTATTACCATGAGCATCAGCCCATGACAAGCTTCTTCCCACCAGGAGCTTCTCCCTATCACAAGCATCTCCCCACCATGACCTTCTCCCCATCACAACCATCTCCCCACCATGACCTTCTCCCCACCATGACCATCTCCCCACCAGGAGcttctccccaccaccaccatctccCCACCATGACCTTCTCCCCATCACAACCCTCTCCCCACAGTGAGCTCCTCCCTGTCACAAACATCTTCCCACCACAAACATCTCCCCACCATGAGCTTCTtgtctccaccaccaccatctccCCACCTTGATTTTCTCCCCCATCTCTCCACCATGATTTTCTACCCCCCACCACCATCTCCCCACCATGATTTTCTCCCCACCACGGACacctccccaccagcagcttgctgcagcagggaggccccagctgcagggtgaggaagaggctgcccccagcccctgccatctGCCTGGGCTTTGGGGctttgctgggcagcagctgccagagccTCTCCCCTGCTTCGTGTCCCCCCACAGGGGACAGCTCAAAGCTCCTCCACGTCCAGCTTGGGGGCAGCTCAGAGAAGCCAAGACCCTGGGAGCTGCTTCCAGCGGATGGAGGTCCCAAGTGGGgaccccagcaggcagctgtggtgtCTCCCCATGGCTCTGAGCCCTCTTTAACCCCTTTCCAGGCTCCCAGCCCCGGGTCCTGAGGAGGTTGGTGGCCGGCGCCACGCCGTGCGAGggggacctggaggtgtttcaccAGGGCAGGTGGCAGGGGCTGTGTGACAGCAGGGAGCAGCGAGCCCAGTggggccagcagctctgccaggagctgcagtgtgGCAACCTCTCCTCCAGCACCAAGAGCCAGGccccacctgccatgggtgTCACCTGCAAGGCCTCCACCCTGCACCTCTGCTCCGGCAAGCTCGGGTCGTCGGAGATGTGCTCCCGGACCAGAGTTGTGTGTGAGGCACCGTGGGCAGGCTGGGGCCTTGGGGAAGGGGGGTAGGGGCAGTGCCAcctgcagcacctgctgctggggtggtgctgggatggagctgggatAGAGCTGAGACGGTGCTGGGATGGTGCTGGGATGGAGCTGAGACGGTGCTGGGACGGAGCTGAGATGGcactgggatggagctgggacaaagctgggatggtgctggaacagagctgggatggagctgggagggtgctgggatAGAGCTGAGATGGAATGGAGCTGGGATGGTGCTGACACAGTGCGGGGATGGTGTTAGGATGGAGttgggatggagctgggatggagctgaGATTTCCACACCTGGAGACTGGGCAGAGGGTGTAAACTCAAGGCAGGGCATAGGGAAACCCTTTCCCAGactccttgcagccctcccagtAGGGTGGTAGGAGCCCAAACTGTCTTTGCCCGGGCAGAAGGGGCTTGTCTGGTGCCATCTGTCCTCTTCCCCAGGTCAGGACTCCAAGCCACCTCCTGTTGGCACATCTGCAGGCACCATCGTGAGCATCTGCCTGGCCCTGCTTCTCCTGGgcatcctcctgctcctctgtggTCCTCCAGCATACAGGAGGCTGATGAAGAGAAGTAGGTGGAAGGAGAAGTAGATGGATGGGGAAGTAGGTGGAAGGAGAAAAGTaggtggaaggagaagaaggtggAAGGGGAAGTAGGTGGAAGGGGAAGTAGGTGGAAGGGGAAGTAGGTGGAAGGGGAAGTaggtggaaggagaagaaggtgaaaggagaagaaggtgaaaggagaagaaggtgaaaggagaagaaggtggaaggggaagaaggtggaaggggaagaaggtggaaggggaagaaggtggaaggggaagtaggtggaaggagaagaaggtgaAATGAGAAGAAggtgaaaggagaagaaggtgaaaggagaagaaggtggaaggagaaagaaagtgaaaggagaaagaaggtggaagaaggagcttcttctcctcctcttcctcctcctgctccccccaTCAGCATGGGGCAGCTCAGGCTTAGCAGCTCCATGCATCCATTCCTCTTCCCTCCATCTCcttgaggggaggaaggagatgcACGTGGGGCTCAAGCTGACAGATCCCCCCCTACCCCATCGTCCCTCAGCAGGTCTCTTTGTCCCCAAGCCTGCCTCTTTGTCCCCAGGCCTGCCCCACATGCTGTGGGCAcaaagagcagggcaggggggctgggggggattAGATGCTGAGTGGACACAATAGAGCAGGCAGAAGGTCTCATGGGGGGCGGGGGATTACTGGGCTGGGGAGATGATTTGGGGTGACAGATGGGgtctggggggtggggtgtggaggcagctggaggaagcAAAGCTTGGGGCAGGAGCATGAGgtccacaccccccaccccccgcagcagccacctctgccttccagtGTCCCAAAAGAAGCAGCGGCAGTGGATCGGCCCCACAGGACTCAGCCAGACGGGTGAGGAGATGCCCTCCAGCCACCCAGACAGGCTTGGGAGTGGGGGGGGTGGGCTGCTTGATCTCGAACCTCcttcaccccctccccccagcccccaagagcagagcagagcagagcagagcaggctgcagcaggtggaGGCGTGAGCGGGGCTGGGGCTCGGCCCCGACTCTCGTTTCCTGCCTTGACTCAGCTGAGAACGCAGCCAAgccccagggagggcacaggagcagctcctgctttgaCTCAGCCCCACCTCGGGGCTTGGCCTTGGGGGGGTCACCTTGaacctc contains the following coding sequences:
- the CD5 gene encoding T-cell surface glycoprotein CD5, with amino-acid sequence MAQLAPSQSRLQLSGGGCRCSGLLEVQQEAAWGRLCWDSFVAARLAGACQQLGCGPSISKPLQTIVTGGKEPQMRLERCRGRVTDLAGCSLVPANCTQHIFLSCREPVKTTPEPTSVPPTTTLEPTGSPRLRLVDGGLQCSGFVELHKEGLWGAVASSPGLWPRMATHICQQLGCGTAVSTAAQPQPEQGSHLPVRWEVLEPCSNHSALHCFNRTRGQRGHPPAFLTCEGSQPRVLRRLVAGATPCEGDLEVFHQGRWQGLCDSREQRAQWGQQLCQELQCGNLSSSTKSQAPPAMGVTCKASTLHLCSGKLGSSEMCSRTRVVCQDSKPPPVGTSAGTIVSICLALLLLGILLLLCGPPAYRRLMKRMSQKKQRQWIGPTGLSQTASFHRNSTVSVRPRAEGQRGQGDNDYAQPPQKSLSAYPALEGACRASNPPDNSSDSDYDLSSARRV